A region of Rhodanobacteraceae bacterium DNA encodes the following proteins:
- a CDS encoding DNA polymerase I encodes MNTAASTPASTLYLIDASMYVFRAWHSMPDAFFDVDGNPVNAVHGFARFLLDFTERTRARHAVAAFDIALTSSFRNVIYPAYKANREPAPPELKRQFEYCRELAAACGFAVLADATYEADDLIGSVMHASRDRGFLSVIVSADKDFGQLLADGAEQWDYARGQRWGAAGVPARLGVEARQVVDYLALTGDATDNIPGVPGIGAKSAAALLAHFGDLENLLARVDEVPFLRLRGAASLAAKLRTHAGQARLSQQLARIALDAPVPAHPDGLLRSAPDFVALDALFERLKIGPMTRTRARQVLQLEPAT; translated from the coding sequence ATGAACACCGCAGCATCGACGCCGGCTTCGACGCTCTACCTGATCGACGCCAGCATGTACGTGTTCCGCGCCTGGCATTCGATGCCGGATGCGTTCTTCGATGTCGACGGGAACCCGGTCAATGCCGTGCACGGTTTCGCGCGCTTCCTGCTGGACTTCACCGAACGCACCCGCGCCCGTCACGCGGTCGCCGCGTTCGACATCGCGCTGACCAGTTCCTTCCGCAACGTGATCTACCCCGCCTACAAGGCCAATCGCGAACCCGCGCCGCCGGAACTGAAACGCCAGTTCGAATACTGCCGCGAACTCGCCGCCGCTTGCGGTTTCGCGGTGCTGGCCGATGCCACCTACGAAGCCGACGACCTGATCGGCAGCGTGATGCACGCTTCGCGCGATCGCGGGTTCCTTTCCGTGATCGTCTCCGCCGACAAGGATTTCGGACAATTGCTGGCGGACGGCGCCGAACAATGGGATTACGCGCGCGGCCAGCGCTGGGGCGCCGCGGGCGTGCCGGCGCGGCTGGGCGTCGAGGCACGCCAGGTCGTGGATTACCTCGCCCTGACCGGCGACGCCACCGACAACATTCCCGGCGTGCCAGGCATCGGCGCCAAGAGCGCGGCGGCGCTGCTCGCGCATTTCGGCGATCTCGAAAACCTGCTCGCGCGCGTGGACGAGGTGCCGTTCCTGCGCCTGCGCGGCGCGGCTTCGCTGGCGGCAAAGCTGCGCACGCACGCCGGGCAGGCGCGCCTGTCGCAGCAACTCGCGCGCATCGCGCTGGACGCGCCGGTGCCCGCCCACCCCGACGGTCTGCTGCGCAGCGCACCGGATTTCGTCGCGCTGGATGCGCTGTTCGAACGGCTGAAGATCGGCCCGATGACGCGCACCCGCGCACGCCAGGTCCTGCAACTGGAGCCGGCCACATGA
- a CDS encoding HtrA protease/chaperone protein, producing MLKRARQFAAVFVLLCFSGAGVALAATPTAALPDFTSIVQKYGPAVVNVVAHYNHASEMGDDSPDQQQTQAPPLPDIFRFFGMPMGPQFRQPDRGGESLGSGFIISSDGYILTNRHVVANADSVRVHLSDHRTYTAKVVGEDKIYDIALLKVDATGLPTVQIGNSNDLKPGQWVVAIGSPYGLDHSVSAGIVSYVGRSLGSSDQPAVPFIQTDVPINRGNSGGPLFNLAGQVVGINSQIFSTDGGAMGLSFSIPINIAMDAERQLKTKGYVSRGMLGVGIQNVSEGFAKTYHLPNQNGAAIRSVQPDGPAAKAGLQIGDVITAFDGHKIYDSPELPPLVAMTAPGTEANVTILRNGKPMTIKVKVGEMPRNGINPALIASAPAATSGSKLLGLTVQGITPEVRQQLGYNGKGGVVITDVEGPAAQAQLSPGDVILRVGNKPVNSVAEFRRETANVKPGSTVLLLVSHQGQNLFIAVSVPEK from the coding sequence ATGTTGAAACGGGCGAGGCAGTTCGCTGCCGTATTCGTTCTGCTGTGTTTTTCCGGCGCCGGCGTGGCGCTGGCCGCGACGCCGACCGCGGCGCTGCCGGACTTCACCAGCATCGTGCAGAAATACGGACCGGCCGTGGTGAACGTGGTGGCGCATTACAACCACGCCAGCGAAATGGGAGACGACAGTCCCGACCAGCAGCAAACCCAGGCGCCGCCGCTTCCCGACATCTTCCGCTTCTTCGGGATGCCGATGGGTCCGCAATTCAGGCAACCCGACCGCGGCGGCGAATCGCTGGGTTCGGGATTCATCATTTCCTCCGACGGCTACATCCTCACCAACCGCCACGTGGTCGCCAATGCCGATTCGGTAAGGGTGCACCTGTCCGACCACCGCACCTATACGGCCAAGGTCGTGGGCGAGGACAAGATCTACGACATAGCGTTGCTGAAGGTCGACGCGACGGGCTTGCCGACCGTACAGATCGGCAATTCGAACGATCTCAAGCCCGGGCAGTGGGTGGTCGCGATCGGTTCGCCCTATGGGCTCGATCATTCGGTCAGCGCGGGCATCGTCAGCTACGTCGGACGCAGCCTGGGCAGCAGTGACCAGCCCGCCGTGCCGTTCATCCAGACAGATGTGCCGATCAACCGCGGCAACTCGGGCGGTCCGCTGTTCAACCTCGCGGGCCAGGTGGTCGGCATCAACTCGCAGATCTTCTCGACCGACGGCGGTGCAATGGGCTTGTCGTTTTCGATTCCCATCAACATTGCCATGGACGCCGAACGGCAACTCAAGACCAAGGGCTACGTCAGCCGCGGCATGCTCGGCGTAGGTATCCAGAATGTCAGCGAAGGCTTCGCCAAGACCTACCATCTACCAAACCAGAATGGCGCAGCGATCCGTTCGGTCCAACCGGATGGCCCGGCTGCCAAGGCTGGTTTGCAAATCGGTGATGTGATCACTGCGTTCGACGGCCACAAGATTTACGACTCACCGGAATTGCCGCCGCTGGTCGCGATGACCGCGCCAGGTACCGAAGCGAACGTGACCATCCTGCGCAACGGCAAGCCGATGACCATCAAGGTCAAGGTGGGCGAGATGCCTCGGAATGGCATCAATCCGGCATTGATCGCCAGTGCCCCTGCCGCCACCAGTGGTAGCAAGTTGCTCGGGCTTACCGTGCAAGGGATTACGCCCGAAGTGCGCCAGCAACTTGGCTACAACGGGAAGGGCGGTGTGGTGATTACCGATGTCGAGGGACCGGCGGCGCAGGCGCAGCTGTCGCCGGGCGACGTGATCCTGCGCGTGGGCAACAAACCGGTGAACAGTGTTGCCGAGTTCCGCCGCGAAACCGCCAACGTGAAGCCCGGCAGCACCGTGCTGCTGCTGGTGTCGCACCAGGGCCAAAACCTGTTCATTGCGGTCAGCGTGCCGGAGAAATGA
- a CDS encoding ADP-ribose pyrophosphatase — protein MNCDPRIPADAEVPVETLHAGQWLTLKRRGRWEFVERNNPQGAVIIVAVTPDDRLLFVEQYRVPIRQFTIELPAGLIGDAAHAGGDSVAGAARRELIEETGYDCARVVPLHSGPSSAGMSTEVMHFVRALDLRKVGDGGGDATENIVVHAVPRGEAGAWLHAMAGKGYSIDPKLFAGLWFLEHASG, from the coding sequence ATGAATTGCGATCCGCGCATCCCCGCCGACGCCGAGGTCCCCGTCGAAACCCTGCACGCGGGCCAGTGGCTCACGCTGAAACGGCGCGGACGCTGGGAATTCGTGGAACGCAACAACCCCCAGGGCGCGGTGATCATCGTCGCGGTGACGCCCGACGACCGCTTGTTGTTCGTCGAGCAATACCGCGTGCCGATCCGGCAATTCACCATCGAGCTGCCGGCCGGGCTGATCGGCGACGCAGCCCACGCCGGCGGCGACAGCGTGGCCGGCGCCGCGCGGCGCGAACTGATCGAGGAAACCGGCTATGACTGCGCGCGCGTTGTGCCGCTGCATTCGGGGCCGTCGTCGGCGGGCATGAGCACCGAGGTGATGCACTTCGTGCGCGCGCTGGATCTGCGCAAGGTCGGCGACGGCGGCGGCGATGCGACCGAGAACATCGTGGTGCACGCAGTGCCGCGCGGCGAGGCCGGCGCCTGGCTGCACGCGATGGCAGGCAAGGGTTATTCGATCGACCCGAAACTGTTCGCGGGCCTGTGGTTCCTCGAACACGCCTCCGGCTGA
- a CDS encoding MBL fold metallo-hydrolase: protein MKLWSIEGNTQRLDGGAMFGNAPKAMWQKWIEPDAENRIPLACRCLLATDLDGRNVLFETGIGAFFEPKLRERYGVVEERHVLLESLAKAGLTHEDIDVVVLSHLHFDHVGGLLAAWEENAPPRLLFPNAQYLVSAGHWARATHPHPRDRASFIPEVPALLERSGRLEKVDGEYSRTLGKSVRFHYSQGHTPGLMLSEITGPHGRDGVVYCADLIPGTPWVHLPVTMGYDRAPEMLIDEKREFLDDKLQRGVRLFFTHDHRIAMAAPRRDERGRYGVADAQAHFSRVAL from the coding sequence ATGAAACTCTGGTCAATCGAAGGTAATACCCAAAGACTCGATGGCGGTGCGATGTTCGGCAACGCGCCGAAGGCGATGTGGCAGAAGTGGATCGAACCGGACGCCGAGAATCGCATCCCGCTCGCCTGCCGCTGCCTGCTCGCCACCGATCTCGATGGCCGCAACGTGCTGTTCGAAACCGGCATTGGCGCGTTCTTCGAACCGAAACTGCGCGAGCGCTACGGGGTGGTGGAAGAACGTCATGTGTTGCTGGAGTCGCTGGCGAAAGCGGGGTTGACGCACGAGGACATCGACGTGGTGGTGCTCTCGCACCTGCATTTCGATCATGTCGGCGGGTTGCTGGCCGCATGGGAAGAAAACGCCCCGCCGCGGTTGCTGTTCCCGAACGCGCAGTACCTGGTCAGCGCCGGGCACTGGGCGCGCGCGACGCATCCGCATCCGCGCGACCGCGCCTCGTTCATTCCCGAGGTGCCGGCGTTGCTCGAACGCAGCGGGCGCCTCGAAAAGGTCGACGGCGAATATTCGCGCACGCTGGGCAAATCGGTGCGCTTCCACTATTCGCAGGGCCACACGCCGGGATTGATGCTGTCGGAAATCACGGGTCCGCACGGCAGGGATGGCGTGGTGTATTGCGCCGATCTGATCCCCGGCACGCCGTGGGTGCACCTGCCGGTGACGATGGGTTACGACCGCGCGCCGGAAATGCTGATCGACGAGAAGCGCGAGTTCCTCGACGACAAGTTGCAGCGCGGCGTGCGGTTGTTCTTCACCCACGATCATCGGATCGCGATGGCGGCGCCGCGGCGGGACGAGCGCGGGCGCTACGGCGTCGCCGACGCGCAGGCGCACTTTTCACGCGTGGCGCTGTAA